GCACAACTTCCCGTAGTGCACCACGGTTTGCGACAGGGAGGTCGCTGTGTTTTCCCGCTTATCCATCAAATCGAAACTGCTCGTCTGCGTGGCGCTCCTCAGCGTCGCCACGTTGATCGTTGCCGTCAGCGGTTTTCGCGGGGTCTACAGCTATCGCCAACTCGCTCGCACCATCAGTCTACGTGCCAGCGAACTCCCACTGGCAGGCGACCTTTCACGCACGCTCAGTGATTTGCGAGTGACCCTCAGCCGCGCACGGCAAGTCACGTCACTCACGCTCGATGGTGAAGCGACGGAAATCGATATCGTGGTGCTGCGTCACGAGTTTCGCACAAAGCTCGATGCGGTCGAAGGAAAGCTTCAGCAGTACCGCGCACAGCTCGAGACGGAACTGCCCAGCGATCCACGTTTTGGCGACCGATCGCACGAACGTAAAACCATCGACGCGATCGAACGATCACTCAAAGAGCTGGCAAGTTCCAAGGATCAGCCCGACTGGATTCTCGATCCCGTGCGCGTGATGTCCCTTTCGGCACAAGCCGACGAGGTGTATGAATTGTCGGCCTCGTTGCCGCAAGAACTGCATCAGCGTATGCACGATTTCGCGAAGGAAATCCGGATCGAATATCGTACCTGGATTGTCGCAACGTGGGTCAGCACGCTACTAGCGGGCGGACTACTGTGCGCGATGTTTGTGCTCTCTTACACCTGGATCGTAGCGCCGCTGCAGGTGCTCATCGATGGCTCGCGGCGCATTGCCCAGCGCGACGATTTCGATCACCGCATTTTTTTGAAATCACGCGATGAAATGGCCGAACTGGCTAGCGCGCTCAATGAAATGACCGCGCGTTTTCAAGAGATTCGTCGCGATCTCGATGATCAAGTGAAACAGCGCACCAAAGAAGTGGTGCGGAGCGAGCAGCTCGCCAGCGTCGGCTTTTTGGCAGCTGGCGTGGCGCACGAAATCAACAATCCACTCGCTTCGATTGCCTGGTGTGCTGAGTCGCTCGAATCGCGGCTGTACGACATTTTGCATGACGATTTGACCAAGCCCACCGAGCAACAAAGCGCTGAAATCGCCGTACTCCGAAAGTACCTCACGCGTATTCAGGACGAAGCGTTCCGCTGCAAAGGAATCACCGACGGCCTGCTCGATTTTTCGCGCCTCGGCGATGTCGAAAAACAAGCCACCGACCTGGGCGAGTTGATCGAAGGTGTGATCGAGATGGTGCGCCATCTCGGCAAATATCGCGAGAAGCAAGTCGAATTCACTTCCGAAGGACGCGTGGCTTGCCCCGTGAATGCACAAGAGTTCAAGCAAGTGATGCTGAACCTGATTACCAACGGCCTCGACAGTTTGGACCCCGGCGGGATTGTGCACGTGACACTCAAAAAGAGTGGAAATTCGGCGGAAATCCTCGTTCGCGACAATGGCTGTGGCATGTCCCCTGAAGTGCTCGAGCACTTGTTTGAACCGTTCTTTACTCGGCGGCGCGATGGTCAGGGAACTGGCCTCGGGCTCTCGATTACGTATCGCATTGTGATGGATCACGGCGGGAGCCTGCAGCCCGCCAGCGATGGACCAGGTAAGGGTTCGCGCATGCGACTCCTCTTGCCACTCGACGCCAAGGATAAGGCGACTCATGAAAGAGACCATGAAAAACGACAAGCCGCTTAATCGTCTGAAGATCCTCTTCGCCGACGACGAAGCCGCCCTTCAGGAACTCATGAGCCTCGAGCTCCCACGCATGGGACACGAGGTGACGGTGTGCCCCGATGGACCGACGGCTGTCGCTGCGCTCGAACTCAATACTTACGACTGCATTATCGTCGACCTCGATATGCCAGGAATGAATGGCATTCAGGTGATCGGTAAATGCAAGGAACTCGCCCCCGATACCGATGCGGTGGTGCTGACCGGCAAAAGCTCGTTCGACTCGGCGATCGCTGCGCTGCGGTTTGGAGCGTTTGATTATCTGACAAAGCCCTGCAAACTCGTCGATCTGAAGGCACTGCTCCACCGAGTCGCCGCCAAGCGCGAGTGGGTGAACAAGTGCCGCGCGCTCAAGCATCAGCTCGAGCGTCTCGAAGGGAAGACCGAGCTGGTAGGGTCTAGCCGCGCGATGGATCAGGTGCGCAAGCTGATTCAGAAAGTGGCTCCCACCGGCAGCACCGTGCTGGTGCTGGGTGAAACGGGAACCGGTAAGGAACTCGTCGCTCGCGCGGTGCATCAGCAGTCGCTACGTGCGGAAAAGCCGTTCGTCGCTGTGAACTGCGGAGCACTTCCCGAGAGCCTGATCGAAAGCGAACTGTTTGGGCATCGCAAGGGTTCCTTCACCGGTGCCGACGATCACCGGGTTGGACTTTTTGAAGTGGCCCACGGAGGAACGATTTTCCTCGACGAAATCGGAGAGCTTCCGAAGTCGATGCAAGCCAAGCTGTTGCGCGTGCTCGAGAGTGGTGAAATTCGCCGCGTCGGCGACAATAACGCGTTCGTGGTGGATGTGCGTGTCGTTTGCGCTACGCACCGCAATTTGCCCGAGATGGTGGAAGCGGGCGATTTCCGCGAAGACTTGATGTATCGCATCAACACCTTCGAACTGCATATTCCCCCTTTGCGCGAGCGGCTCGATGATATCGAAGATCTCGCCAGCCACTTGCTCCGGCGGTTCCTCCCGACCCTCAAAGCGGGCGACACTTGCTTTACCCCCGAAGCGGTTCAGCTGCTCGAAAAACATGGCTGGCCGGGGAACGTTCGGGAACTAGCCAACGTGATTGAGCATGCCTCGATCTTGTGCGACAAGGCACCGATCACACCTGAGAACTTGCCGCAGCGACTGAGTGGACGAATCAAGCCGCAACTCACCCGGGCACGTATCGCGGGACCGAT
This window of the Pirellula staleyi DSM 6068 genome carries:
- a CDS encoding ATP-binding protein → MFSRLSIKSKLLVCVALLSVATLIVAVSGFRGVYSYRQLARTISLRASELPLAGDLSRTLSDLRVTLSRARQVTSLTLDGEATEIDIVVLRHEFRTKLDAVEGKLQQYRAQLETELPSDPRFGDRSHERKTIDAIERSLKELASSKDQPDWILDPVRVMSLSAQADEVYELSASLPQELHQRMHDFAKEIRIEYRTWIVATWVSTLLAGGLLCAMFVLSYTWIVAPLQVLIDGSRRIAQRDDFDHRIFLKSRDEMAELASALNEMTARFQEIRRDLDDQVKQRTKEVVRSEQLASVGFLAAGVAHEINNPLASIAWCAESLESRLYDILHDDLTKPTEQQSAEIAVLRKYLTRIQDEAFRCKGITDGLLDFSRLGDVEKQATDLGELIEGVIEMVRHLGKYREKQVEFTSEGRVACPVNAQEFKQVMLNLITNGLDSLDPGGIVHVTLKKSGNSAEILVRDNGCGMSPEVLEHLFEPFFTRRRDGQGTGLGLSITYRIVMDHGGSLQPASDGPGKGSRMRLLLPLDAKDKATHERDHEKRQAA
- a CDS encoding sigma-54 dependent transcriptional regulator; translation: MKETMKNDKPLNRLKILFADDEAALQELMSLELPRMGHEVTVCPDGPTAVAALELNTYDCIIVDLDMPGMNGIQVIGKCKELAPDTDAVVLTGKSSFDSAIAALRFGAFDYLTKPCKLVDLKALLHRVAAKREWVNKCRALKHQLERLEGKTELVGSSRAMDQVRKLIQKVAPTGSTVLVLGETGTGKELVARAVHQQSLRAEKPFVAVNCGALPESLIESELFGHRKGSFTGADDHRVGLFEVAHGGTIFLDEIGELPKSMQAKLLRVLESGEIRRVGDNNAFVVDVRVVCATHRNLPEMVEAGDFREDLMYRINTFELHIPPLRERLDDIEDLASHLLRRFLPTLKAGDTCFTPEAVQLLEKHGWPGNVRELANVIEHASILCDKAPITPENLPQRLSGRIKPQLTRARIAGPISLRDLEMQAIHEALDRHNGNKPEAAEELGISLKTLYNKLNQTTALEKSA